The proteins below come from a single Oscillatoria salina IIICB1 genomic window:
- a CDS encoding sulfate/molybdate ABC transporter ATP-binding protein: MSIVVQNVSKNFGNFQALDRVNLEVKEGTIVALLGPSGSGKSTLLRAIAGLEAPDTGKILIDGRDATHIDVQRRNIGFVFQHYALFKHLTVRQNIAFGLEIRQHPRQLIRKRVEELLDLIQLQGLGSRYPSQLSGGQRQRVALARALAVQPKVLLLDEPFGALDAKVRKELRAWLRKLHDEVGVTSIFVTHDQEEAMEVADEIVVMNKGCIEQVGTPAEIYDRPATPFVMSFVGEVNILPGTEHGFGSHCSFSPQSSMFVRPHELDLQTTANGNNTAAIVKRIIHLGWEVQVELLLPSNLVLVAHLDREKLAKLNLNPGQQVFVKPRNAKFFPESSLSILASS; encoded by the coding sequence ATGAGTATTGTTGTGCAAAATGTATCGAAAAATTTCGGCAATTTTCAAGCCTTAGACAGAGTTAATTTAGAAGTGAAAGAAGGAACAATCGTCGCTTTGTTAGGTCCTTCAGGTTCCGGAAAATCAACCTTGCTAAGAGCGATCGCGGGACTGGAGGCTCCCGATACTGGTAAAATTCTCATCGATGGTAGAGACGCGACTCACATCGACGTACAGCGACGCAACATCGGTTTTGTCTTTCAGCATTATGCCCTATTCAAACACTTAACGGTGCGGCAAAATATCGCTTTTGGGCTAGAAATTCGCCAACATCCCCGTCAATTAATCAGAAAAAGGGTCGAAGAATTGCTAGACTTGATTCAGCTACAGGGATTAGGTTCTCGCTACCCCTCGCAACTTTCGGGAGGTCAACGTCAGCGAGTTGCCCTCGCCCGTGCTTTAGCGGTACAACCAAAAGTGTTACTCTTGGACGAACCTTTCGGTGCGCTGGATGCTAAAGTCAGGAAAGAATTACGGGCTTGGTTGCGTAAATTACACGATGAAGTCGGGGTAACGAGTATTTTTGTTACTCATGACCAAGAGGAAGCAATGGAAGTCGCTGACGAAATTGTCGTGATGAATAAGGGATGTATCGAACAAGTAGGAACCCCAGCCGAAATTTACGATCGCCCCGCGACACCTTTTGTCATGAGTTTCGTTGGTGAGGTTAATATTTTACCAGGAACAGAGCATGGATTTGGCTCTCACTGTAGTTTTTCTCCTCAATCATCGATGTTTGTACGTCCCCACGAACTAGATCTTCAAACCACCGCTAACGGCAATAATACCGCAGCGATCGTCAAGCGAATTATTCATTTAGGTTGGGAAGTGCAAGTTGAGCTATTATTACCAAGTAATTTAGTTTTAGTAGCTCATTTAGACCGGGAAAAATTAGCTAAACTAAACTTAAATCCAGGTCAACAAGTATTTGTTAAACCTCGCAATGCTAAATTCTTTCCCGAATCTAGTTTATCGATTTTAGCTTCCAGTTAA
- the pyk gene encoding pyruvate kinase produces the protein MENSIVSSAFMQTTDNRTKIVATLGPASNSREIIKQLVIAGMNVARLNFSHGRYQDYARIIEEIRSLEVELDTPITILQDLQGPKIRVGQLPKEGINLEKGKTITLVPQAENDEESSEAISIDYPYLAQEASLGTQILLDDGRLELMVEDVTENALKCRVIVGGILTSRKGVNLPDLDLRLPSLTEKDKEDLDFGITQGVDWISLSFVRRPEDVRALKQILREKDAEIPVIAKIEKPQAITHLEAIVAECDGLMVARGDLGVEMKPEKVPMLQKKVIQSCNRKGIPVITATQMLESMINSSSPTRAEASDVANAIIDGTDAVMLSGESAVGKYPVRAVEMMVRIATEVEKQIEFVNHPPAETDETHALSEALNTIDKILSLQCIACFTTTGYTARLAAGERSQAPVIAFTSDRQVYHALNLIWGVKPLLLEKPELEVEKLIAQIEASLLERNLAAPGDKILILGGSPVRKAMGTNFLKIHSISET, from the coding sequence GTGGAAAACAGCATTGTCTCGTCAGCTTTTATGCAAACAACCGACAACCGCACCAAAATCGTTGCTACTCTCGGACCTGCGAGTAATTCGAGAGAAATTATCAAACAACTTGTAATTGCGGGGATGAATGTTGCCCGGTTAAACTTTTCTCACGGTCGTTATCAAGACTACGCTCGGATTATCGAAGAAATTCGTTCCCTCGAAGTAGAATTAGATACTCCAATTACAATTTTACAAGATTTGCAAGGACCAAAAATCCGCGTCGGTCAGTTACCGAAGGAAGGTATTAATTTAGAGAAAGGGAAAACTATTACCCTTGTCCCCCAAGCAGAAAACGACGAGGAATCATCCGAAGCTATTTCGATAGATTATCCCTATTTAGCTCAAGAAGCAAGCCTAGGAACGCAAATTTTGCTTGATGATGGACGTTTGGAATTAATGGTTGAAGATGTCACCGAAAATGCTCTTAAATGTAGAGTTATTGTTGGTGGTATTCTCACCAGTCGTAAAGGAGTTAATTTACCCGATTTAGATTTACGTCTTCCTTCTTTAACTGAGAAAGATAAGGAAGATTTAGACTTCGGCATCACACAAGGTGTAGATTGGATTTCTTTAAGTTTTGTGCGCCGCCCGGAAGATGTTCGCGCCCTCAAACAAATCTTACGAGAAAAAGATGCTGAAATACCAGTAATTGCCAAAATTGAGAAACCCCAAGCAATTACCCATTTAGAGGCGATTGTCGCGGAATGTGATGGTTTAATGGTAGCCAGGGGCGACTTGGGAGTAGAGATGAAACCGGAAAAAGTTCCGATGTTGCAAAAGAAAGTAATTCAGTCTTGTAACCGCAAAGGTATTCCGGTAATTACTGCTACCCAAATGTTAGAAAGTATGATTAATTCTTCTTCTCCTACTCGCGCTGAAGCTAGCGATGTAGCGAATGCAATTATTGATGGTACTGATGCAGTTATGTTATCAGGTGAATCAGCAGTTGGGAAGTATCCAGTGCGGGCGGTGGAAATGATGGTAAGAATAGCCACAGAAGTAGAAAAACAAATCGAATTTGTCAATCATCCACCCGCAGAAACCGATGAAACTCACGCCCTTAGCGAAGCTTTAAATACTATCGATAAAATTCTCTCTTTGCAATGTATTGCTTGTTTTACGACCACAGGTTATACTGCCCGTTTAGCTGCTGGAGAACGTTCTCAAGCACCCGTTATCGCCTTCACTAGCGATCGCCAAGTTTATCATGCTTTAAATTTAATTTGGGGCGTGAAACCTCTGTTACTCGAAAAACCAGAATTAGAAGTAGAAAAGCTAATTGCTCAAATCGAAGCTTCTTTATTAGAGCGAAATTTAGCCGCCCCAGGCGATAAAATTCTGATTTTGGGGGGTTCTCCAGTACGAAAAGCGATGGGTACTAATTTCCTCAAAATTCACTCAATTAGCGAAACTTAA
- a CDS encoding diguanylate cyclase domain-containing protein codes for MLNSETRLISTYETQKIIARLSSAKLIALTPEDIELPALTVTKSTMKYKANSFVVNQEGSALTNMVIPNNLLTAIEPMELQNLLFRLSKTIEHLNQEIQHKKRTFNQSEQRYQMLVEEIAQPICRLLPNGTVIFVNHAYCQQFQQERSQIIGQNFFNSIPPEAQQATREHFASLDRENPVKSRSQLLNLPTGEQRLLEWTDRAIFDEEGNKIEIQSVGREISSELPEKHCCSLEIALQESQQALEATFEQINLGMAHIAVDGRLLRVNQNFCKILGYTPRELENANLAKITHPDDLKMDKLYLEQLLSNQRENLRLSRRYLRKNRSLVWVNFHLSLARQKSGKPVYFVVTIEDISDRQRTEEKLRHQAAQERLLSKITRQISSSLNFDEIINTAVAEVRQFLQADRIIIFRFAADGSGMVTHESVTSETMKIQNSCIVDPCFQKNYLRQYQEGRVKAVNDIYNAGLSRCYIEMLEKFQVKAHIVVPILQQEELWGLLIVHQCSEPRKWQPREVMLLLEISAQMGIASQQAELYQRLAAANRELRRIAHSDGLTGLANRRCFDSYLELEWRRSYRQRASLSIILCDIDYFKLYNDTYGHQAGDDCLQKVASAIADTVKRPADLVARYGGEEFVIILPNTTVEGALKVAKNIHDAVKSLAIPHLKSEVSEFVTLSLGVAATIPKLALSPDTLVAAADDALYQAKSAGRSRAVANFHPL; via the coding sequence ATGCTTAACAGCGAAACCAGGTTGATTTCCACCTATGAAACCCAAAAAATAATCGCTCGGTTAAGTTCAGCCAAGTTAATTGCTTTAACCCCAGAGGATATCGAATTACCAGCGCTGACAGTAACAAAATCAACGATGAAATACAAAGCAAATAGTTTCGTGGTAAATCAAGAAGGCAGCGCGTTAACAAATATGGTCATTCCGAACAATTTGTTGACAGCAATCGAGCCTATGGAATTACAAAATCTCCTCTTCAGATTGTCAAAAACTATCGAACATCTAAATCAAGAGATTCAGCATAAAAAAAGGACCTTCAATCAAAGCGAACAACGCTATCAAATGCTTGTCGAAGAAATCGCTCAACCAATATGTAGATTATTACCCAACGGAACAGTTATCTTTGTCAATCATGCTTACTGTCAGCAATTTCAGCAAGAGCGATCGCAAATCATCGGACAAAATTTCTTTAACTCAATCCCCCCAGAAGCACAACAAGCAACTAGAGAACATTTTGCTTCTCTCGATCGGGAAAATCCTGTCAAATCTAGAAGCCAACTGCTAAATTTACCTACAGGAGAACAACGGTTACTCGAATGGACAGATCGAGCAATTTTTGATGAAGAAGGTAACAAGATCGAAATTCAGTCAGTAGGAAGAGAAATTAGTTCAGAGTTGCCCGAAAAACACTGCTGTTCCTTAGAAATCGCTTTACAAGAAAGTCAACAAGCTTTAGAAGCTACTTTTGAGCAAATTAACCTAGGAATGGCTCACATTGCTGTAGATGGTCGCTTACTCCGTGTTAATCAAAATTTCTGCAAGATTTTGGGTTATACTCCCAGGGAATTAGAAAATGCTAATCTTGCTAAAATCACCCATCCGGACGACCTAAAAATGGACAAATTGTATTTAGAGCAATTGTTGTCCAACCAAAGAGAAAACCTGCGCCTTTCGCGACGTTACTTACGCAAAAACCGTTCGCTAGTTTGGGTAAATTTTCATCTTTCCCTAGCACGACAAAAATCGGGAAAACCAGTTTATTTCGTGGTGACAATTGAAGATATTAGCGATCGCCAGCGTACTGAAGAAAAATTACGCCATCAAGCTGCCCAAGAAAGATTACTAAGTAAAATTACCCGCCAGATATCTTCTTCCCTTAATTTCGACGAGATTATCAATACTGCTGTCGCCGAAGTACGTCAATTTCTCCAAGCAGACAGAATAATTATTTTCCGTTTTGCTGCTGATGGTAGTGGTATGGTTACTCACGAGTCAGTCACTTCAGAAACGATGAAAATCCAAAATTCTTGCATCGTCGATCCTTGTTTCCAGAAAAATTATCTTCGGCAATACCAAGAAGGACGGGTAAAAGCAGTTAACGATATTTACAATGCTGGTTTGAGTCGCTGTTACATCGAAATGCTCGAAAAATTTCAAGTAAAAGCCCATATAGTCGTCCCTATTCTTCAACAAGAAGAGTTGTGGGGTTTATTAATCGTTCACCAATGCAGCGAACCGAGGAAATGGCAGCCACGAGAAGTTATGCTTCTGTTAGAGATATCAGCGCAAATGGGGATAGCTAGTCAACAAGCAGAACTTTATCAAAGATTAGCCGCAGCTAATCGAGAATTGCGACGTATTGCACATTCTGACGGATTAACTGGGTTAGCAAATCGTCGCTGCTTCGATTCTTATCTCGAACTAGAGTGGCGGCGATCGTACCGGCAACGAGCTTCATTATCAATCATTTTGTGCGATATTGATTACTTTAAGCTATATAACGACACCTACGGTCATCAAGCAGGTGATGATTGCTTGCAAAAAGTCGCGAGTGCGATCGCTGATACTGTTAAACGTCCCGCAGATTTAGTTGCTCGTTATGGAGGAGAAGAATTCGTTATTATTTTACCTAATACTACGGTAGAAGGAGCGCTCAAAGTGGCTAAAAATATTCACGATGCTGTCAAAAGTTTAGCTATTCCTCATCTAAAATCTGAGGTAAGCGAGTTTGTTACTCTGAGTTTAGGAGTAGCAGCGACAATTCCTAAGTTAGCTCTCTCTCCTGATACTTTAGTTGCTGCTGCTGACGATGCTTTATATCAAGCTAAATCAGCAGGACGATCTCGTGCTGTTGCTAATTTTCATCCTCTCTAA
- the cysW gene encoding sulfate ABC transporter permease subunit CysW: MLRNKLVLIVVALSYLFLVLFIPASTVFYEAFHRGINAFVAATTSREFLQAVKMTIIIAAIAVPLNTFFGLCAAWVIARNQFRGRALLISIIDLPFSVSPVVAGLMLILLYGRNGWFGNWLEIAGIKVIFALPGMVIATLFVTLPFVAREVIPVLEEMGSEQEEAARTLGASDWQIFWRVILPNIRWGLLYGVLLTNARAMGEFGAIAVVSGGIIGKTATLPIFVEQAYKNYQTEAAFGAAVCLGLLAAVTLILKEILERRTAIASK; the protein is encoded by the coding sequence ATGCTCAGAAATAAGTTAGTTTTGATTGTAGTAGCGTTAAGTTATCTGTTTTTGGTGTTATTTATTCCCGCTTCTACAGTCTTTTATGAAGCATTTCACCGAGGAATTAATGCTTTTGTCGCCGCAACTACCAGTAGAGAGTTTCTCCAAGCAGTAAAAATGACGATAATTATCGCTGCGATCGCGGTTCCTCTCAACACTTTTTTTGGACTATGTGCAGCTTGGGTAATTGCTCGCAATCAATTTCGCGGTCGGGCTTTATTAATTAGTATTATAGACTTACCTTTTTCGGTTTCGCCAGTGGTAGCTGGTTTGATGTTAATCTTACTTTATGGACGCAATGGTTGGTTTGGTAATTGGTTAGAAATTGCGGGAATTAAAGTAATTTTTGCTTTGCCGGGAATGGTAATCGCTACCTTGTTCGTAACTTTACCTTTTGTTGCTAGAGAAGTAATTCCCGTGTTAGAAGAAATGGGTAGCGAACAAGAAGAAGCTGCACGCACTTTAGGTGCGAGTGACTGGCAAATTTTCTGGCGGGTAATTTTGCCCAATATTCGTTGGGGTTTGTTGTATGGTGTGTTATTAACTAATGCGCGAGCAATGGGCGAATTTGGTGCAATTGCAGTAGTATCTGGCGGGATTATTGGGAAAACAGCAACGCTACCAATTTTTGTGGAACAAGCTTATAAAAATTATCAAACTGAAGCAGCTTTTGGTGCAGCCGTGTGTTTGGGGTTACTAGCAGCAGTAACCTTGATTTTGAAGGAAATTTTAGAGCGTCGAACTGCAATTGCTAGTAAATGA
- a CDS encoding ArsB/NhaD family transporter, which produces MTLSITGIAMPSAGFAYIIFFVTIILVIWQPWKLGIGYIAGLAALVALLTSIISRYDLQAAWFVVGNPLLNTIPIISIASLLDEAGFFAFLGRVMAVLGRGNSRSLFWLTILLASLSGIIFNSYSGVLICTPIVIETLRLLYLPYRANLAFLVATSWFVEVASLLLPGSNPVNLIISEYFDIPFLRYVLVMMPLEVVILTISVGVVWFYFERYLPLGYSLPKKAPLSSTIRDPVICNWGFFILGLLVVKLFFAKLSLPIAVWTAILILALAQRWFHADSPVISVTRSWRNPLWQVPIFSFGMYLLAVGLGNAGLIEFLRDLLRAFANWGIALTATSTASITALFSGLTHNLPVVRNNVLALHDAAIAERTIREATIYANLLGCTIGAKITPIGSLSTLFWWIILQEKGLNLGWSEYLKISIILVLPVLFIGLLFLSVWLPWLIA; this is translated from the coding sequence GTGACTCTTAGCATAACTGGAATAGCGATGCCGAGTGCTGGTTTTGCCTACATAATCTTTTTTGTTACCATAATTTTAGTAATTTGGCAACCGTGGAAACTCGGAATTGGGTATATTGCTGGATTAGCGGCATTAGTTGCGTTGCTGACTTCAATAATATCTAGGTACGATCTCCAAGCCGCATGGTTTGTAGTTGGTAATCCTCTACTAAATACGATCCCGATTATTTCGATCGCTTCTCTACTAGATGAAGCAGGCTTTTTTGCCTTTCTAGGGCGAGTTATGGCTGTTTTAGGGCGAGGTAATTCGCGATCGCTATTTTGGCTGACAATTCTTCTTGCTAGCCTTAGTGGCATAATCTTTAACAGCTACAGTGGCGTATTAATTTGCACGCCCATAGTTATTGAAACTTTACGACTGTTATACCTTCCTTATCGAGCAAATCTAGCTTTTTTAGTAGCAACGAGCTGGTTTGTGGAAGTAGCCAGTTTACTATTACCTGGTAGCAATCCAGTGAATTTAATTATCAGCGAATATTTTGACATCCCCTTTTTGCGCTATGTCTTAGTGATGATGCCACTAGAGGTAGTAATTCTTACGATTAGTGTAGGCGTTGTTTGGTTCTACTTTGAGCGTTATTTGCCATTAGGCTATTCTCTCCCTAAAAAGGCACCATTGTCAAGTACAATTCGCGACCCTGTTATTTGTAACTGGGGCTTTTTTATTCTCGGATTACTCGTTGTGAAGCTATTTTTTGCTAAACTATCATTGCCAATCGCTGTTTGGACAGCAATCCTAATTTTAGCTTTAGCACAACGCTGGTTTCACGCTGATTCTCCGGTAATTTCAGTAACGAGATCGTGGCGAAATCCACTTTGGCAAGTTCCGATCTTTAGTTTTGGAATGTATTTGCTTGCTGTTGGTTTAGGGAATGCAGGCTTAATCGAGTTCCTCAGAGATTTGTTGAGAGCATTTGCTAATTGGGGAATTGCACTAACCGCTACAAGTACAGCCTCAATCACAGCTTTATTTTCGGGACTAACACACAACCTTCCCGTAGTGAGAAACAACGTTTTAGCTTTACACGATGCAGCGATCGCTGAACGCACAATTAGGGAGGCTACAATTTATGCGAACCTGTTAGGTTGTACCATTGGAGCCAAAATAACACCCATTGGTAGCTTGTCTACTTTATTTTGGTGGATAATTTTACAAGAAAAAGGACTGAATCTCGGTTGGAGTGAGTACCTAAAAATTTCCATTATCTTAGTATTACCAGTGCTATTTATTGGTTTGCTGTTTCTCAGCGTCTGGCTTCCCTGGTTAATAGCTTGA
- a CDS encoding glutamate-cysteine ligase family protein, whose translation MDLVNRRLGLEQEFFLVDEEGILSNQADIFLTRCQEIARSHDRPGKCFAPEFVKSIVEINTLVADNLPELTQEYLDLLQLCLQVAKELNLRLYPLSTYPLHIMPVIRDRPNYHLQVRTVGPGRFDNAAKCTGTHIHLELPPGSVDRSVGIAYNSDPEARAELLNMYNLLTALDTALVALSRACPFYEGSVTGKAMRTVHYRGSEYFGWEGVYTYLQPVGGLLPYAETIEQLVEILFNRYYTWLQAMDRAGVPRSMFLNSGGELLTAGWNPLRINKQGTLELRGMDSNYPEITLALVALVVDTAFRVRREGLKVTPKPNLKTFLWDEKELQVPEFNCLNGELLYGAVTEGIKSSIVKDYLDSVWEFASGAKQPSPTLNKFKTELGNYATTETELLEKFATTTGEISREEGLQLVRYCCDKLEKQVEFLSQQSQSQSGK comes from the coding sequence ATGGATTTAGTTAATCGTCGTCTCGGACTCGAACAAGAATTTTTCCTTGTTGATGAAGAAGGAATACTTTCTAATCAAGCAGATATTTTTCTCACGCGCTGTCAAGAAATTGCTCGTTCCCACGATCGTCCTGGCAAATGTTTCGCGCCAGAATTTGTTAAAAGTATTGTCGAAATTAACACTCTTGTGGCTGACAATCTTCCTGAATTAACTCAAGAATATCTCGATTTACTGCAACTTTGCTTACAAGTTGCTAAGGAATTAAATTTACGTTTATATCCCCTATCTACTTACCCTTTACATATTATGCCTGTAATCCGGGATCGACCTAATTATCACTTGCAAGTGCGTACTGTTGGACCGGGAAGATTTGATAATGCGGCGAAATGTACGGGAACTCATATTCATTTAGAATTACCCCCAGGAAGTGTCGATCGATCTGTCGGTATTGCTTACAATTCTGACCCCGAAGCACGCGCAGAATTACTCAATATGTATAATCTTCTCACTGCTTTAGATACAGCTTTAGTTGCTTTATCTCGCGCTTGTCCTTTTTACGAAGGAAGTGTAACTGGAAAAGCAATGCGGACAGTACATTATCGGGGTAGCGAATATTTTGGTTGGGAAGGAGTTTATACTTATTTACAACCTGTCGGCGGCTTATTACCTTATGCTGAAACAATCGAACAATTAGTAGAAATTTTATTTAATCGTTATTATACTTGGTTACAAGCAATGGATCGAGCCGGAGTCCCGCGATCGATGTTTCTTAATTCGGGAGGCGAATTATTAACTGCGGGTTGGAATCCACTGAGAATTAATAAGCAAGGAACTTTAGAATTAAGAGGAATGGATTCTAACTATCCCGAAATTACTTTAGCCTTGGTTGCTTTAGTAGTTGATACCGCTTTTCGAGTGCGTCGCGAAGGTTTAAAAGTAACGCCAAAACCAAACTTGAAAACTTTTCTCTGGGATGAAAAAGAACTTCAAGTTCCTGAGTTTAACTGTCTCAATGGTGAGTTACTTTATGGGGCGGTAACTGAGGGGATAAAGAGTTCAATTGTCAAGGATTATTTAGACTCTGTTTGGGAATTTGCTTCTGGTGCTAAACAACCATCTCCGACGTTAAATAAGTTTAAAACAGAATTAGGAAATTATGCGACTACAGAAACAGAATTATTAGAAAAATTTGCCACTACAACCGGAGAAATTTCGCGCGAAGAAGGTTTGCAATTGGTACGTTATTGCTGCGATAAACTAGAAAAACAAGTAGAATTTCTCTCTCAGCAATCCCAGAGCCAGTCAGGAAAATAA
- the cysT gene encoding sulfate ABC transporter permease subunit CysT has product MNQITLHQFQPRKSQKWWTKISLPWTVTVSYLSLILLLPIAALISKSLTLENAEFWQIASSPIALSAYEVTFITALIASLINGVMGTLVAWVLIRYEFPGRKIIDAAVDLPFALPTSVAGLALATAYSDKGLIGQFFAPFGIKIAFTRLGIFVAMLLISLPFVVRTLQPVLQEMERELEEAAWSLGASQLQTFWRVILPPLIPPILTGIALGFSRAVGEYGSVVLVAANIPFQDLIAPVLVFQKLEQYDYAGATVIGTVMLLLSLVLLLGINFLQQWGRRYAQK; this is encoded by the coding sequence ATGAATCAAATCACCTTACACCAATTTCAGCCACGGAAAAGTCAAAAATGGTGGACAAAAATTTCTCTACCTTGGACTGTTACCGTAAGTTATTTAAGTTTAATTTTACTGCTACCCATTGCAGCATTAATTAGTAAATCACTTACGTTAGAAAATGCCGAGTTTTGGCAAATTGCCAGCAGTCCAATTGCCCTTTCTGCTTACGAAGTTACTTTTATTACCGCCTTAATTGCTAGCCTAATTAATGGCGTAATGGGAACTTTAGTTGCTTGGGTCTTAATTCGCTACGAATTCCCCGGTCGAAAAATCATTGATGCAGCAGTAGATTTGCCTTTTGCTTTGCCAACTTCTGTGGCTGGTTTAGCCTTAGCAACGGCTTATAGCGACAAAGGTTTAATTGGGCAATTTTTTGCGCCTTTTGGCATTAAGATTGCCTTTACTCGCTTAGGCATCTTTGTCGCAATGCTGTTAATCTCTTTGCCTTTCGTAGTCAGGACTTTACAGCCTGTTTTGCAAGAAATGGAACGGGAATTAGAAGAGGCGGCTTGGTCGTTAGGTGCATCACAATTACAAACTTTTTGGCGAGTAATTTTACCGCCTTTAATTCCGCCTATTTTAACGGGAATTGCCTTGGGTTTTTCGAGAGCAGTTGGTGAATATGGTTCGGTTGTGCTGGTGGCGGCAAATATTCCTTTCCAGGATTTAATTGCACCCGTGTTGGTATTTCAAAAATTAGAACAATATGACTATGCGGGAGCAACAGTAATTGGGACAGTTATGCTGTTATTATCGCTGGTGTTGTTGTTAGGAATTAATTTTTTACAACAGTGGGGTCGTCGTTATGCTCAGAAATAA